The segment ATGCTGTACTCACTACAGGAAGCCTCCCTCAACACTATTTCCAGGCAGTAGGCAGCGGAACAGGTGGCATCTCAGCCTGGGAAGCATCAATGAGACTTCTGGAGGACGGTCGTTTCGGCAACAATATGCCACGCCTTCACCTTGCCCAGAACTTGCCATGTGCACCTCTCTACTCGTTATGGACCGGTATTGAACTTACCGGGCGTTGCCCTGAAGAGATGCATGACGATGTGCTCTACAACAGGAAACCACCATACTCTGCCAGTGGCGGAGTAAAGGACGCACTTGATGACACTAACGGAATGATCTACGGCATCACTAACAAGGAAGCCGAAGATGCACAGAAGCTTTTCGAAGAGACCGAAGGTATCGACATATTACCGGCACCTGGTGTCGCCTGTGCAGCATTGATAAAGGCTGTGGAAACCGGGGAGATCAACGCTGATGACAGTATCGTGCTGAACATAACCGGTGGCGGACAAAAAAGACTGGAAGAAGATTTTACCACAAAACAACTGGATGTCGGGCTTACCGTATCCCCTGAAGATCCGGATGCTGAAAAAAAGATACTGGAAAAGATTTCCGAATTTTTTAACGAAGGAGGTTGTTGAATGAGTAATCCTATCAAGCTGACGATCATCGGAGGCATTAACAAGGACGGAACAAAGGAAGCTATCGACAGGGTGGAAGTGAGCCCCGGGGACATCCTTGGGATAGTTGGTCCGACTGGTTCCGGAAAAAGTACACTTATCGATGATATCGAACAACTGGCACAGGGAGACACACCCACCGGCCGCAGGATACTCATCAATGACGAAGAACCTGATACAAAGATGAGAGTTGACCCGCGCCTGAAGCTCATAGCACAGCTATCCCAGAACATGCATTTCCTTGCTGACATGACAGTTTCCGAGTTCCTGCAGATGCATGCCAGAAGCCGTGGAAAAGATCCAGAACTAATGCACAAGGTCATCGAACTTGCAAATACACTTACAGGAGAACCCATCCATGAGGATGACCCGCTTACCGTTCTCAGTGGTGGCCAGTCACGCTCCCTTATGACCGCTGACATCGCAGTGATCAGCGATTCACCCATCGTGCTTATCGATGAGATAGAGAATGCAGGAATTAAAAAGCAGGAAGCACTGGAACTTCTGGCCGGAGAGGGAAAGATCGTTGTGGTTGTCACACATGACCCTGTTCTTGCACTCATGGCATCCCGCAGGATAGTCATAAAGAACGGCGGAATGAACGATATAATCACAACAAGCACTGAAGAGAAGAATGTGGGTGATCGTGTCTCAGAGGTCGACAACTGGATGATGGACCTTCGTGAGATCATTCGCAGGGGAGAGGTCGTGGAAGGTGTCGTATGAAACTCGTAGTTGTTGCAGGAACCCCTGGATCCGGAAAGACATCCGTATTGCTTCATACCATACAGGCCCTGAAAAGGCGAGGAAACAAGCCTGCAGTGGTCAAGGTAGACTGCCTCTGGACAGATGATGACAAAAGGTTCGCAAGACTTGAAGTTCCGATCAGGGTCGGTCTTGCCAGGGACATGTGCCCGGACCATTTTACCATTTACAATACTGAGCCCATGCTCCAGTGGGCAGAGGAAGAAGGTGCAAACGTTCTGCTCAATGAGACAGCAGGATTGTGCCTGAGGTGTGCACCATACCCGGATTCATGTCTGGCTGTCTGTGTCATTGATGTGACCACCGGTCCAAACACGCCCCTAAAGGTCGGCCCGCTGCTGACAACGGCAGATATCGTGGTCATGACAAAGGGGGACATCGTCTCACAGGCAGAACGTGAGGTTTTCAGGGAAAGGGTACTGGAAGTTAACCCTGAATGCATGGTCGTGGAAGCTAACGGACTTAGCGGAAAAGGTGCCATCGAACTTGCAGAGCTTATCGAGGAAGGAATAGAGGCAGACGTTGAGGATATGACCCTCAGATATAACCCCCCACTTGCGATATGCACCCTCTGCAGTGGTGAAAAGCGCGTTGAACGCAAATACCACATGGGAGTTCTACGCCACCTCGACGGATTCATGGAATACAAGGGGGAATGAACAATGCAGGAGATACTTGAGCTGCTGCCAGGATACAATTGTGGTAAATGCGGATACAAGCAATGCCGCGATCTTGCGGATAATATGAGAAGAGCAGAGGACATCGGACTCTGCCCTTTTCTAGGAAAACAGCAATTCGCCGAGAACAGGAAGAAGCTGAAAGAGATCCTAAAGGACAGGTCTGACAGCACGAACATCATTGGTGTGATCGACGGCCTGGAAGCCGATTTCACCCTTGCGCCCCTTGACGGCGAACCCACATGCAGGGAGGACATTCATCCTATTGACGGCACCGAGATGAAAAAAGGTGACCTCGTAAGATACCGGCCACTTGGCTGCCCCATAACGCATTTCGCAAAGGTCATCGAAGCCTCCCGTGGAATGAACACCATCCACATGGTGGGCCCTATCCAGCGCCTTGGAAATGAAGAGGTTGAGTTCATTGACGCAGGGATCTGTCTTATCTTCGCCTTTGACGGAAAAGTAGAAACAGGACGTATCCCGAGAGTTGGTGAAACAGTGAAGTTCATACCCACACATTGCATGATGCAGAAAGTGCATTCAGGCATTGTTGTCGGAGTTGAGGAAAGAAATGTCAGGATCGAAGCGATCGATCTGAAGGTATGGTGATCAAATGGACCCAAGCACATCAGTATTCAATGGTATGAGATTTGCAGGCATTGACCTTGTTGTAAGTGTACCCTGCGTCAACCTGAAGGACATACTTCCAATGATAGATAATGATCCGAACATAATCCATGTGCCGGTTACCCGCGAGGAAGAAGGCGTAGGAATATGTGCCGGAGCCTACATGGGAGGAAAGGTCCCTGCAATGCTAATGCAGAACTCAGGACTTGGAAATTCCATCAACGCACTTGCTTCACTGAACAAATTGTTCCACATCCCGCTGGTGCTGATCATGAGTCACAGGGGTATTGAAGGTGAGACCATTTGTGCCCAGGTACCCATGGGCCAGCTTACACCGTCTTTGCTCGATTCCCTGGACATACCTTATGTAGTACCCACCATAGACAACGTGGAAGATGCAATAATCCATGCATGGAACATCGCAGCAGATAAGGGTAGACCTGTTGCTGTCCTTCTTGAGATCGGGTTCTGGGAGGCAGAATGAAGCGCATAGATGCGATCTCAATGATTGCCAGAAAAGCAGAAGAGAAGAACTCACTCATTGTAGCTAACATTGGATATCCTTCCAGGGAACTAAACGACCTGAAAGACAGACCTGGAAACTTCTACATGCTTGGCTCCATGGGACTCTCATCGTCCATTGGCCTCGGTCTATCCCTGGCTGTCCCTGAAAGACATGTCATTGCCATAGACGGTGATGGCTCAGTTCTCATGAACATGGGAAGCCTTGCCACCATTGCACACCAGAATCCTGAGAACTACCTGCTTGTTATCATTGACAACGGAACCTACGGTTCCACCGGAGACCAGCCCACAGCCACATCCCTTGGAACAGATCTTGGCGCTGTTGCAAAAGGAGCAGGTATCGATGAAGTTCACACAGTGGATAACGAAGAAGATCTCGAAAAGATGCTAAAAGAAGTTGACAGGGGAGTGCTCGTTGTACGCGTGGATCCTGGAAATGCATCCGTACCTGTGATCTGCCTTTCCCCTGAAGAGATAATCGAACGCTTTATGGCTGAATCTGCTCGACCATCTGAGTAAGACGGAAAGAGCCATCCAGTATCCTTTCTTTTAATTTTTCTGACAGCTCCAGAGCCCTCTTCTTGTCAGACTGACGCAGGACGATAGGAACGTCTGCTGAATAATCACCCAGTTCGAACTTAATGGAGCCCATCTTACCTGTGAAGACATCTCCCACACACAAAGTAGTGCACAGACCACAGTTGAAACATGCATACCTGTCAAGTTTTACTTTGTCCTCTTCGAAACTGATAGCAGCCATTGGGCAGTTTTCCTGAGGCTCACAGAGGGCACAATTGATGCACTCGTCCGGAGCGAACGTTACTTCCAGGTCCACATCTTCCCATACATCACCATAGGTGGAATATCCAACACAGGCCCTTTTGTCCACGGCCATTACTGACATCTTGATCTGTCTGTCACGCTCTTTAATTGCATCAACAACTGAAGGATCGGTAACAGCTACAGGGACTGCCCAGGATACAATACATTCCGGACCGGCTGAAGTGAAAAAACCACCCATGTATTCAGGGTCCATGTCATGCATATCTGCAAAAGCCGTCAGGTTTGGTTTCTCTTTGGCACTACGGGTACCGGAACCCAGTATGAAGCCTTCCGAGCCGTTCATGAGGATTCGTGTCCCGATACCGATGGACTGCAGCATAGGATCGTTCTTCACAGGATTGATCTGCCCGCAGCCGGAGATCGTTGCCTCGCTAAGCCTTGGCCCGAAGTCCATTGCGTGGAATATGGAAGAAATAGTGTCATCGGAAGTGTTCACAAAAGCGGAATAGTTCTTGAAAGCGTGGCGTGTACCATACATCATGGCATACGGCATATCGCCTAATGTGACCTGTGTTGTGAATGTTACATCACCATCGGTGACCACCTTTACATCCACAGGATTTCCTGCTACAAGATCACGGAAGAGATGACCTGCACCATAGTGGTGGTCATCCAGGCTGTGGTCCGTGCCAAAGAGCATAAGGTCAAGGATACCCAATCTTTCGTTGGGACACGGTCCCGTGTGTGCAGGGACTCCGTTCATATAGACTTCCTTTGCACGCAGGAAACTGCAGGGTGCATCCACCGGGAAAGAGAGAATAGCATAGGTTCCGCTCATGATGGCACGTGTCGCTGCTGTCACAACATCTACCTTTTCGATATCTTCACCACGGTCCGTAAGTTCACAGACCTCCTGTGCGGTAAGCACAACAGCTTCACCTTTTCCGATGCGTTCATTTATACTTTCAATACTGCGTTCCATATGACCACTCCTATATCCTTATTCAATGCTCCCGCCTGAGAACAGAGGATCGACCTTTGAGATCATTTCCGGTGCACCCATCAATACCACCACATCATGCGAGGTGAGGAAGATATCAGGGTCCGGATTTGAAATTATCTCCGAGTTCCTGCGAATGGCTAGTATGGTAACCCCATACTTCTTCCTGAGCTCAAGTTGGGCAAGTGTTTTCCCGACAACAAATGAAGAAGACCTGACCCTTACATTCGTGATGTTCATATCCGGGATGTCGACTTCCATGTCATAGATATTCATTGTACCTGACAGTGTCCTGAACATCTCATATCCATCCGAACGTATCTCTGCAACCAATCTGTCGATCTCATCCTTTGGAATCATATATCTCTTCATCAGCCTCACGAATATCTCGATTGAGGTCTCGTATTCCTCGGGAATTACCTCATTTGCACCAAGTGCATAAAGAGGTTCCATTTCCTGCAAGTACTGTGTACGGGCAATGATGTGAACATTGGGATTCATTTTACGGGCAAGTGAAATCGTCCTTCTGGTACCCGCCGGATCGGAGATACAGACCACGAGTACCCTTGCACTCTTGATATCCGCATGTTCCAGTACTCCTTTCTGGGAAGAATCACCGTAGTAGACGAGTTCACCCTTTAGCTGTTCCTTTCTGACTGTCTCTGGGTTTGTATCAAGGATAATATATGGGATACCGGCAACTGTTGCCGCCTTCGCAACGGTGTGGCCATTGAAACCAAAGCCTGCAATGATAAGATGATCTTCAAGGTGGGTCTGCTTACTAATAACAGCCTCCATGGCCCCGGGATGAAAACCACATTTAAGCCTTGGTGGAATTGGCAGGTTCACTACCCGGTCTGCTACTCTGGGCGAGATTGACATGACAGATGAAGTGACCGCCATTGTAAGGATGGATACCACAAGGAACAGCTGGTACACATTCTGATCAAGGATACCATATTCCAGACCGAAGGTGGACAGGACAAATGAGAACTCACCTACCTGTGCCAGTGCAAGTCCTCCAATGATCGCCGTGCGAAGCGGGAAACCAAGTAAGTAGGATGCCAGGCCTGCGATCACTGATTTTAACAACAGCACTCCGACGGCTACCAATATGAACAAAACGGGGTTGCCAAAGAAATGATCGATGTCCAGCAACATACCTATTGAGATAAAGAAGAAACTCATGAAGATATCACGGAATGGTATAAGGTTGCTCATTGCCTGATGGCTATATTCGGATTCAGAGATGATAAGTCCTGCAAGAAAAGCACCCAGAGCCAGGGACAGGCCCATACTGTATGTAAGCCATGCCACAGAAAGGCAGACAACAATAATACTAAGGAAGAAGAGCTCAGAATCACGGGTCTTTGTGATCTGATAGAGAACGTTTGGTATGATCCACTTTGCACTTGCTATTACCAGAATGACCAATCCTATTCCTTTCGCGATTATGGGGATAAGGGCCGGCTCACCATTGCCACTAACACCTGCCAGGAATGGTGTGATCAGTATCATGGGAACCACAATGACATCCTGGAAGAGCAGGATAGCAAGGGAAAGACGCCCATGCGGAGCATGCAATTCCCCTCTTTTCTGAAGAAGTTTGAGAACGATAGCAGTACTGCTAAGAGAGAACAGGAAACCAATGAAAACGGATTCACCATAACCATAGCCCATCCAGTAAGAGATCAGATAGACGACCACTATGGTGAGAAGCACCTGTATCGAACCGCCTATAAGCACTGCACGTTTTATGCCCCATAGGTCCTTTAAGGACAGCTCGACGCCTATCGTAAACAGTAGCAATACGATACCTATTTCGGCAAGAACTTCAACTTCCTCGACTGCATCTATGAGACCATAACCATGAGGACCCAGCAGCATACCCGTGAAAAGGAAGCCCACAACTATTGGTACATGAAGGCGGTGGCATAGATAGAGAATAGCGATGGACAAACCAAAAATTATGTCAAGACTATATATTATTGAAGACTCCATCCGGCCACCCACCAATCGATATCAGAGATGTTAGTATGATAGTAATCTCTGTTTAAGGTAGTATATAAGATAAATGAAAAAGGCCATATCATTGATATGACCAGCTGAAATTAAGATTATCAGATATTTTCCACACCAAGAAGACTTGCAAGTTCAAGACCTTCGCTACCAAACTCTGAAAGCTGGTCGAAAAGCTCAGCCTTTGTAACGTATTTTTCGGTACGAGTACCGTCATTTTGTTCGATCTTTATTGTAATCTCGCCGTCAGTATAACCTCTGTCGATGCATTCGTTGATGATATCCGTGAACTGCTCGGCAATTAATTTCAGGCAATCGAACGTCTGGTTGTTGTGAATAGCATCCTCACCATCGATCATGAGCTTGACAAGGGTCTTCCTCTTGACATGGGAGCGGATGTAATCCTTAAGCGCATTAAGCATTGCTACTACATGTTCTTCTTTCACAGAGCCCATGAGGGCAGGGTCGGCTGTAACCTCATTGCCATCATAATAGATCACAAGGGAATCGCCACCCATATCGGCCTTTAACTTCTTGGTGGCTTTCTTGTTAACGAACATTGCACTGATATGATGATCATCAAAGTCCAGGTTAGAGAGAATGAGGTCGGAAACGTCTTCCAGTTTCACCTTGTCTTCCTTGTATATGATACCTGACCTTTTCCAAGTAGGTAGATAAAGAGTTCCAAAGAATCCCCTTATTGTTGTTGAATTATCAGTAAAGGTCAGTTCGGACTCATATTCCATTCCTGAAACCGTTGACGTTAGCTTACCTCTCAGGACATTTCTGTCCATGGAAGCAAAATACTTTTCCGTTGTGCCATAGACTCCGCCTTCAAAGAAGGGATCCAGTATGGAAAGGATCTGCCTTTCAACATCGTCCAGACCTTTATCAATATCCTTGTTAATGCTCTCGATATCCGAAAGCATGGCACCGGAACTCTTGTTGAAAGAGGACTCACATGCATCAAGGATGGAATTCCTGTAATCAAGAAGTTCTTTTTCTTCAAATTCACCGGTAATGCGATCGATGAAATCCAGGAGCTTACTGTTGGCAGACTCCAGTTCATCAGAACCATTTTCCAGAGATGTTCTCCTTCCGATCAGATCATCGTTCTTCTCAATGGAAGCATTCTCTATAGGAAGAACTTTGCTTGATGTATAAACAAAATCCTGAAGGTCCTGTATAACATCCCTCTGGATAGATAAATCATTAGAATCTTGAAATGTATATTTCATGTGGCTCCCCAATTCGACCAATTCTTATTGAATTAATTCTTATGGTGCAAACATTAAATAGGTTACGTAGGCAACAGAGAATCTGCTGCCCCGGCCAGACAAAAGAAGATCAGAGAAGTACTTCCCTTACAGGGTCAAGTATCTCATTGATGTACTTTGCTGCACCATTCTTCAAGTCCATTGGATGAAGGGTCTCGTCTGAAAATACAGCCTCAAGCTCTTCATAGCTCTTGCACACAAGATCGCCGCCGAACTTTTCCGGCCTTTCGAATACGATCTCATCATAACGTGGCATTATGTGATACTTGAAGAGTGCCATTACCGGGTTGTCTTCAACAACGCCTGCAGGACAGAATGCTTTCTTAAGCTTCTTGTTTATGGATGCTGCATCATCGTCAACTGAGATGTAGTTTCCACTGGATGATGCCATTTTGCTACCGTCCAGTCCGAGAAGGATAGGAGTGTGGATACAGAGAGGTGCCTTAAAACCAAGTCCTGGAAGGCCTTCCCTTGCAAGCATGTGGATCTTCCTCTGGTCAATACCACCAACTGCAACGTCAACGCCAAGAAGTGCGATATCAATGGCCTGCATGATCGGGTAGACCATCTGGGAGACCTTAGGATCTTCCATCTTCCTACCTACCTCATCCATGCTTCTCTTTGCCCTGTTAAGTGAAGTAGCCTGGGTAAGCTTGAGCACATTGAGCATGTAGTCAGGAGAGAGCTGGAAATCAGAACCATATACGAAATTGGTCTTTTCCGGATCAAGTCCCAGTGCAAGGAAACATTCCTTGTTGTAGTCCGCAGTCTTGCGAACCTCTTCCATAGTACCTTTCTGGTTCATATAGGCATGGACATCCGCAAGAAGGACAGTGATCTCAAATCCTGCTTTCTGAAGGTCTATCAGCTTGTTCACAGTAAGAACATGACCCATGTGGATCTTCCCACTGGGTTCGTAGCCTGTATATGCTGAAGGGTTTTCCTTTGACTCCAGCAATTTTGTAAGCTCCTCTTCCGTGACAATCTCCTGTACATTTCTTTTTATAAGGTCCATCTTTTCCATGAATTCACCTTCGATGTCATAGTAGAATCATAAACTGATCACTATGAATGATGAGACCTTAAACTCAGGTCATGACCATATAGGTTACGGTACATCTGCAGCCAATACAGGCCACCGCACCATCAGGGACCAAGATATCGTTTCAAAAAAGCGTCCCCCTCCTCAGAAGAGAACATAGGAATTTCCCAATCCTGGACCACTTTGCTTCGTTTACCAAGGGTCCTTTCGTTCTTCACAGGATCAAAACCGGTCTTATGATACTCTGTCTTGTGTATCACA is part of the Methanococcoides methylutens MM1 genome and harbors:
- a CDS encoding cation:proton antiporter, with translation MESSIIYSLDIIFGLSIAILYLCHRLHVPIVVGFLFTGMLLGPHGYGLIDAVEEVEVLAEIGIVLLLFTIGVELSLKDLWGIKRAVLIGGSIQVLLTIVVVYLISYWMGYGYGESVFIGFLFSLSSTAIVLKLLQKRGELHAPHGRLSLAILLFQDVIVVPMILITPFLAGVSGNGEPALIPIIAKGIGLVILVIASAKWIIPNVLYQITKTRDSELFFLSIIVVCLSVAWLTYSMGLSLALGAFLAGLIISESEYSHQAMSNLIPFRDIFMSFFFISIGMLLDIDHFFGNPVLFILVAVGVLLLKSVIAGLASYLLGFPLRTAIIGGLALAQVGEFSFVLSTFGLEYGILDQNVYQLFLVVSILTMAVTSSVMSISPRVADRVVNLPIPPRLKCGFHPGAMEAVISKQTHLEDHLIIAGFGFNGHTVAKAATVAGIPYIILDTNPETVRKEQLKGELVYYGDSSQKGVLEHADIKSARVLVVCISDPAGTRRTISLARKMNPNVHIIARTQYLQEMEPLYALGANEVIPEEYETSIEIFVRLMKRYMIPKDEIDRLVAEIRSDGYEMFRTLSGTMNIYDMEVDIPDMNITNVRVRSSSFVVGKTLAQLELRKKYGVTILAIRRNSEIISNPDPDIFLTSHDVVVLMGAPEMISKVDPLFSGGSIE
- a CDS encoding ATP-binding cassette domain-containing protein, with product MSNPIKLTIIGGINKDGTKEAIDRVEVSPGDILGIVGPTGSGKSTLIDDIEQLAQGDTPTGRRILINDEEPDTKMRVDPRLKLIAQLSQNMHFLADMTVSEFLQMHARSRGKDPELMHKVIELANTLTGEPIHEDDPLTVLSGGQSRSLMTADIAVISDSPIVLIDEIENAGIKKQEALELLAGEGKIVVVVTHDPVLALMASRRIVIKNGGMNDIITTSTEEKNVGDRVSEVDNWMMDLREIIRRGEVVEGVV
- a CDS encoding methanogenesis marker 16 metalloprotein, with the translated sequence MERSIESINERIGKGEAVVLTAQEVCELTDRGEDIEKVDVVTAATRAIMSGTYAILSFPVDAPCSFLRAKEVYMNGVPAHTGPCPNERLGILDLMLFGTDHSLDDHHYGAGHLFRDLVAGNPVDVKVVTDGDVTFTTQVTLGDMPYAMMYGTRHAFKNYSAFVNTSDDTISSIFHAMDFGPRLSEATISGCGQINPVKNDPMLQSIGIGTRILMNGSEGFILGSGTRSAKEKPNLTAFADMHDMDPEYMGGFFTSAGPECIVSWAVPVAVTDPSVVDAIKERDRQIKMSVMAVDKRACVGYSTYGDVWEDVDLEVTFAPDECINCALCEPQENCPMAAISFEEDKVKLDRYACFNCGLCTTLCVGDVFTGKMGSIKFELGDYSADVPIVLRQSDKKRALELSEKLKERILDGSFRLTQMVEQIQP
- a CDS encoding (Fe-S)-binding protein, translated to MQEILELLPGYNCGKCGYKQCRDLADNMRRAEDIGLCPFLGKQQFAENRKKLKEILKDRSDSTNIIGVIDGLEADFTLAPLDGEPTCREDIHPIDGTEMKKGDLVRYRPLGCPITHFAKVIEASRGMNTIHMVGPIQRLGNEEVEFIDAGICLIFAFDGKVETGRIPRVGETVKFIPTHCMMQKVHSGIVVGVEERNVRIEAIDLKVW
- the comE gene encoding sulfopyruvate decarboxylase subunit beta, with protein sequence MKRIDAISMIARKAEEKNSLIVANIGYPSRELNDLKDRPGNFYMLGSMGLSSSIGLGLSLAVPERHVIAIDGDGSVLMNMGSLATIAHQNPENYLLVIIDNGTYGSTGDQPTATSLGTDLGAVAKGAGIDEVHTVDNEEDLEKMLKEVDRGVLVVRVDPGNASVPVICLSPEEIIERFMAESARPSE
- a CDS encoding tyrosine--tRNA ligase, yielding MEKMDLIKRNVQEIVTEEELTKLLESKENPSAYTGYEPSGKIHMGHVLTVNKLIDLQKAGFEITVLLADVHAYMNQKGTMEEVRKTADYNKECFLALGLDPEKTNFVYGSDFQLSPDYMLNVLKLTQATSLNRAKRSMDEVGRKMEDPKVSQMVYPIMQAIDIALLGVDVAVGGIDQRKIHMLAREGLPGLGFKAPLCIHTPILLGLDGSKMASSSGNYISVDDDAASINKKLKKAFCPAGVVEDNPVMALFKYHIMPRYDEIVFERPEKFGGDLVCKSYEELEAVFSDETLHPMDLKNGAAKYINEILDPVREVLL
- the comD gene encoding sulfopyruvate decarboxylase subunit alpha codes for the protein MDPSTSVFNGMRFAGIDLVVSVPCVNLKDILPMIDNDPNIIHVPVTREEEGVGICAGAYMGGKVPAMLMQNSGLGNSINALASLNKLFHIPLVLIMSHRGIEGETICAQVPMGQLTPSLLDSLDIPYVVPTIDNVEDAIIHAWNIAADKGRPVAVLLEIGFWEAE
- a CDS encoding GTP-binding protein, encoding MKLVVVAGTPGSGKTSVLLHTIQALKRRGNKPAVVKVDCLWTDDDKRFARLEVPIRVGLARDMCPDHFTIYNTEPMLQWAEEEGANVLLNETAGLCLRCAPYPDSCLAVCVIDVTTGPNTPLKVGPLLTTADIVVMTKGDIVSQAEREVFRERVLEVNPECMVVEANGLSGKGAIELAELIEEGIEADVEDMTLRYNPPLAICTLCSGEKRVERKYHMGVLRHLDGFMEYKGE